The DNA region TGGAAAAATTTGCACGACACGTTTTACTGTGAGTGTGTACAATAAAAGCTCTTAGATTCGAATTCCGTTTCTATCGACAGTGCAGGGAAATTCGAGCGCGCCGAGAGATTAATGCAATTATCGACAGTGTTAAAAATAGATTCAATTTCGCGAAGAGCTTTTCGTTACGTCCCGTAAAATTAGCTTTTGAAATTGCCAGGAAAGAAAATCCGAgtgtgttttatattaaagcaATTATTGACGGTACAcaggtataaaataaaaccagtcttctatttttagatatttcaatttatgaaCGAACGGAGATATTATACAAGAAATTTTTTTCCCTGAGTGAGTAAAAACAATCGTTGAAGCACAGAATAAGTTTTTCGAGCCGTCCGCGTGAGCTTGCACATTAATCTTTCTCTTATTTGTGGTCCCATCATCGTGACACCTAAAAATAGTCGTCGAGAGAACCGTAAGTCGCCCCCGAAGAAAACATCACGcgaaaagttatttattaacactGTAGATTGTGCGGTAGATTGGATGTGCGAAGGACGAGAGTGAAGGATCGCTCGCCATCCATTTATCCTCGTTGAATACTTTGTTCCGTAATTAAAAACCGcatggaaaaataaatttcgacGACAAACCGTCCGTCCCGTTTTCACCGCCATAAAGTCGCAACTAATCGGACTTGCAAATGCGATAAGATCGAGGTGAAACGATTTTCGACATCTACAATAACTCACCAGGATTTATCGCCTCCTATTCCTATTTTTCCGCCACAATTAACTCAACAATAACTGTCGTCATGTCAACATCAATCAAAACgttcaataaatttcattttagtgTCATGATCGGAACTCgattctgaaataataaaatttaagtgtaaGAAAATGGTTTGGCCAACGATAAACGATGATAATCCGGACGATCTGGTCGACCCAAAGGTCAAGCCGCAACAGTTGGACGCTGGAGAGGCAAGAAGTCACTTGGAGCATATATGCGCCTTGAACGTTATGTCAAAGCCTCAAAAGACACGTCTGACCGGAATAATCTGCACCATCGGACCGGCATCCAAAGAACCAGAAATGCTCGTTAAGATGATGGAACAAGGTAAACATCATAACCAACGATTTTTTCTTGTCTAAAAATTTCTCCACAAGGCATGAATATCGCAAGAATGAACTTCTCCCACGGAAGCCACGAATACCACGCGGAGACCGTCAAGAATTGCAGGTTGGCGGCGGATATGTATAGCAAAAAGATCGGCATGCTGTATCCTTTGGCAATCGCATTGGATACTAAAGGGCCGGAGATTCGCACTGGATTATTGGATGGAGGAGGATCTGCTGAGGTCGAATTGAAGAAGGGCGGGACCATCACTTTAACGATCGACAAAAATTATGCCGACAAGGGCACCGCTGACATAGTTTATGTCGACTACGAGAACATTGTTAAGATTGTTCAACCaggcaataaaatattcgttgATGATGGTTTGATGTCGCTGGTGTGCAAGGAGAACAAAGGCAACGCTTTGGTTTGCACCATCGAGAATGGGGGGATGTTGGGAAGCAAAAAGGGTACGGGTTGCATGAATTGGTTtggttttaaacaattttaatttatttaattgtaggaTGCAATTTGCCTGGCTTACCTGTTGATCTTCCTGCCATTTCGGAGAAGGATAAATCTGATCTACAGTTTGGTGTTGATCAAGGTGTTGATATGATTTTTGCATCATTCATTCGAGATGGACAGGCTCTTACTGAAATTAGAGACGTTTTGGGTAACATGGATTAAACAAATCATCAAACCCgactaaatttttttctttgtttaggTGAAAAGGgcaaagatataaaaatcatctcgaAAATTGAGTGTCAACAAGCTTTGAATTGCATCGACGAAATAATAGATGCTTCAGATGGTATAATGTTAGCCCGTGGTGATTTGGGCATAGAAATACCTActgaaaaagtatttttggcGCAAAAGTCTATCATTGCTAAATGCAACAGAGTTGGAAAGCCTGTTACTTGCGCGACTCAAATGTTGGAGTCTATGATTAAAAAGCCAAGACCTACAAGAGCTGAAGCCTCCGACGTGGCCAATGCCGTTTTGGACGGATCTGATACCGTGATGTTGTCTGGTGAAACCGCCAAAGGAGAATATCCTCTtggtaacattaaaattgatcttaaccttgtagtgcgttgacataatttgatttttgtagAATGTATTGCAACTCAGGCGGTTGTGGCTAAGGAAGCGGAGAGTGCCATAAGATATACGGAATTTCTGGAGGATCTCCTCGATGCCACTCCTCTACCGGTAGATGCAGCTCAGGCAATCGCTATTGCAGCCGTCCAAGCTTCGTTGAAATGCGTGGCTAGCGCCATAATCGTCATCACGACTTCTGGAAGATCCGCCCACTTGGTAGCAAAATACAGACCCAGGTATAACGTTTGTTAAATTAGAGGATATTGTATGATTGTGTTTTTGGGGTTTGAATGTATCCGCCACGTTTCAGGTGCCCGATTTTGGCTGTGACGCGTTGTGGGGAATCGGCCAGGCTCTGTCACCTTTATCGTGGCGTGATACCGATAATCTATGAAACGCCACGCATCGACGAATGGACCGAAGACATCGACGGTCGTGTTAGTTTCGCCATTAACTTCGCGATGACCCACGATATCTTGCACGTTGGCGATACCATCATCATCGTCAAGCCATGGCTGCAAAACGAAGGTTTTGATAGTACCGTTACGATTGTTGAGGTCGAGTCGAAGTGTAAGCAGAAATAAAGGCGTGATGATTCGATTCACTTGTTTTATTTCCCCGGCAAGATGGAGACTGTATCAGATCAGAACAAATGTTTTGGTGATGAAAGAGAGTATCTTTGTTACAGATGTCCGATAATAATGGTGACGAGATTCGCGGACGTGGCCAGAAAGGCTCACCTATACAGATCGGTGATGCCGTTGATTTACGAGCCAGCACCGGATCCTCACTGGCAAAAAGATGTGGACAATCGCGTGTTTTTCGGGATCACTTGGGGATTGCAGCACCAGTTGATAAAGTCTTTGGATCCTGTGGTAGTGATCCAAGGCTATAAACACGGATCCGGTTTCACTAATACAGTTAGAGTGATGTTTGCGAGCGATGGCGATTGTATGGCAGCCTGTAGACGATAAATAAATCCGtccatttttacatattagttattttatttgaagtgGCGTGTTGAACGGTATTTCCTTGAGTTTTTGTTACAGGTGTCCTATATTGGCGGTGGTGCGCGATGCAAGGGTGGCGAGACAATGTCACATGTACCGAGGCATAGTTCCTTTGATTTTCGACAAAACGCGGGAGAAGAATTTCGACTTGGACTTACAATCTAGATTGCACTTTGCTATGTCGTTCTTGTCCGGTAGGAAAATGATCAAGAATCATGACTGCATCATTATCTTGTCAAGCTGGAAACCTGGCACCGGCTTCAGCAACATGATGAGGATCCTTTACGTAGAAGCTGGAGATGAAGAAGTGTGCATGGGTCCTTGTCAAACTTAggtttagttagttagttaactGTTAGTTTTGATGTTACGCTTTATGATTGAATAAAAGGAAAGTTTCATACAATTAAGTTGTGCCCGATGTTGttgtaaatctatttaattccGATTTTAGAGACTGACCGCGTTCCATTTGCGAACTTTTCGGAGCGTGATGTCAGTGTGTGCTCACATAATCGCACCGACGTCAAATTTCCAACTTTCGGTTTTGAGGCATTGTTTTATCACTACTGTTGCCAACAACTTTTGCATGAGCTGTTCTCGAACGATATTCCAGTTAATTATGTGGATTAACATACGGACTTGTTTACTAGGTTATTGAGGTCGACAACTTTTTCCACTCCCTAGCTGATAACTGTCTAAAGTTGAACACAtcagttttgttaatatttcaccgCTAATAACCATCAGAAACGCTCACGACATAAATCCATTAGCATCAAATTTTTCTTGTACCGAAAACCCGCAAAGTTTCATCGTACAGAACACATTCGAAAATGTCCCGGGACAGTAATCCGGTTGGTACATTAAGGGTGCGAGACGCCGGGTCATAATCGCCGCAAAACTCTTGTAATTGATTTTGTCAGCGGACGAGAAACTCCTTGCGAGCGCCAAAGTTAACCGAACGTGGACATCAATCAGGTGGTCGGCGAGCCCGTGTCGGTGGGAGGGTTCCGGCTTAATGGTCCTTTGATTCCGATTTAGTTGGCTGTTGTTGGCGCTTTCCAACTACCATTGTCTGTTGGGGTTTCCATGTTGCAACTCCTGTTAAACTGCTTTAAATTAGCTCGGCTTCTCTCATGATTACATTAGCGGGGTTCGAAatattgtgtatataaatGTGTGAAACAGTTTAGGAAATTGTATCTAGCTCCTATCGTATCGAACTCTTCACAAAGTTTCAATTCAATAGATGCATCCACGAAtctattgttaaatttgataCACTAGATTGTGAggtagtaactaactaaaacagtttttataaaatttttcaataacaacGTAGAAACTTGAACCGTAAACGTAAAGTAGTAAACAGGGCAAATAAAGAGAGGTAAAGGGAAAAGTTAATACAATGTCGATGCGTTTTTATCGAACGGCAACACTCACGGAGCAATAGCAATATCGAGCAGACACGTTaatctaaattcaaaaatgaaacTTTTTCGCCGCACGAAAGTAATTGCTTCCTCGCCAAGTACGAGCGCTTTACTGataaatcaaaaacttttattggTAAACTTTAAGTGCGcaagaaaaaaatgataatggcATCCAATCCTTCTGTTCTGCCGTGATCGAAACCAGACGCTTTCCGAACCGATAAAACGGTTGTTTGGGATGAATTAACGTACGAAGTTTCGAGAACCTCTAGAGGGACTTATATAGTTTACCAAATTATGTT from Aethina tumida isolate Nest 87 chromosome 1, icAetTumi1.1, whole genome shotgun sequence includes:
- the LOC109603137 gene encoding pyruvate kinase isoform X1, which gives rise to MVWPTINDDNPDDLVDPKVKPQQLDAGEARSHLEHICALNVMSKPQKTRLTGIICTIGPASKEPEMLVKMMEQGMNIARMNFSHGSHEYHAETVKNCRLAADMYSKKIGMLYPLAIALDTKGPEIRTGLLDGGGSAEVELKKGGTITLTIDKNYADKGTADIVYVDYENIVKIVQPGNKIFVDDGLMSLVCKENKGNALVCTIENGGMLGSKKGCNLPGLPVDLPAISEKDKSDLQFGVDQGVDMIFASFIRDGQALTEIRDVLGEKGKDIKIISKIECQQALNCIDEIIDASDGIMLARGDLGIEIPTEKVFLAQKSIIAKCNRVGKPVTCATQMLESMIKKPRPTRAEASDVANAVLDGSDTVMLSGETAKGEYPLECIATQAVVAKEAESAIRYTEFLEDLLDATPLPVDAAQAIAIAAVQASLKCVASAIIVITTSGRSAHLVAKYRPRCPILAVVRDARVARQCHMYRGIVPLIFDKTREKNFDLDLQSRLHFAMSFLSGRKMIKNHDCIIILSSWKPGTGFSNMMRILYVEAGDEEVCMGPCQT
- the LOC109603137 gene encoding pyruvate kinase isoform X2, whose translation is MVWPTINDDNPDDLVDPKVKPQQLDAGEARSHLEHICALNVMSKPQKTRLTGIICTIGPASKEPEMLVKMMEQGMNIARMNFSHGSHEYHAETVKNCRLAADMYSKKIGMLYPLAIALDTKGPEIRTGLLDGGGSAEVELKKGGTITLTIDKNYADKGTADIVYVDYENIVKIVQPGNKIFVDDGLMSLVCKENKGNALVCTIENGGMLGSKKGCNLPGLPVDLPAISEKDKSDLQFGVDQGVDMIFASFIRDGQALTEIRDVLGEKGKDIKIISKIECQQALNCIDEIIDASDGIMLARGDLGIEIPTEKVFLAQKSIIAKCNRVGKPVTCATQMLESMIKKPRPTRAEASDVANAVLDGSDTVMLSGETAKGEYPLECIATQAVVAKEAESAIRYTEFLEDLLDATPLPVDAAQAIAIAAVQASLKCVASAIIVITTSGRSAHLVAKYRPRCPIIMVTRFADVARKAHLYRSVMPLIYEPAPDPHWQKDVDNRVFFGITWGLQHQLIKSLDPVVVIQGYKHGSGFTNTVRVMFASDGDCMAACRR
- the LOC109603137 gene encoding pyruvate kinase isoform X3, which gives rise to MVWPTINDDNPDDLVDPKVKPQQLDAGEARSHLEHICALNVMSKPQKTRLTGIICTIGPASKEPEMLVKMMEQGMNIARMNFSHGSHEYHAETVKNCRLAADMYSKKIGMLYPLAIALDTKGPEIRTGLLDGGGSAEVELKKGGTITLTIDKNYADKGTADIVYVDYENIVKIVQPGNKIFVDDGLMSLVCKENKGNALVCTIENGGMLGSKKGCNLPGLPVDLPAISEKDKSDLQFGVDQGVDMIFASFIRDGQALTEIRDVLGEKGKDIKIISKIECQQALNCIDEIIDASDGIMLARGDLGIEIPTEKVFLAQKSIIAKCNRVGKPVTCATQMLESMIKKPRPTRAEASDVANAVLDGSDTVMLSGETAKGEYPLECIATQAVVAKEAESAIRYTEFLEDLLDATPLPVDAAQAIAIAAVQASLKCVASAIIVITTSGRSAHLVAKYRPRCPILAVTRCGESARLCHLYRGVIPIIYETPRIDEWTEDIDGRVSFAINFAMTHDILHVGDTIIIVKPWLQNEGFDSTVTIVEVESKCKQK